A single Argentina anserina chromosome 7, drPotAnse1.1, whole genome shotgun sequence DNA region contains:
- the LOC126801667 gene encoding beta-carotene hydroxylase 2, chloroplastic-like, protein MAVGLFAPTTPTALRLIQSSYLLPKPKPTVFFPPSNLCHHKTTLLHKTRRKLCLTVYVVMEEHKRSATPHVDSSENIPQENASSEIPIVIPSLRGAERLARKKSERFTYLVAAVMSSFGITSMAAMAVYYRFYWQMEGENVPVSEMFGTFALSVGAAVGMEFWARWAHKALWHASLWHMHESHHKPREGPFELNDVFAIINAVPAIGLLNYGFFHKGYVPGLCFGAGLGITVFGMAYMFVHDGLVHKRFPVGPIANVLYFRKVAAAHQLHHSEKFKGVPYGLFLGPQEVEGVGGKEELQKEIDRRIKAYKNS, encoded by the exons ATGGCGGTCGGACTCTTCGCCCCCACAACCCCCACCGCCCTCCGCCTCATCCAATCCTCCTACCTCCTCCCCAAACCCAAACCCACCGTCTTCTTCCCTCCCTCCAATCTCTGCCACCATAAAACAACACTCTTACATAAGACTCGGAGAAAACTGTGTCTCACTGTTTACGTTGTCATGGAGGAACACAAACGAAGTGCTACTCCTCACGTCGACAGTTCGGAAAATATACCACAAGAGAACGCCAGCTCCGAGATCCCTATTGTGATTCCGTCCTTACGTGGTGCCGAACGATTGGCGAGGAAGAAATCCGAGAGGTTCACTTATCTTGTCGCTGCTGTTATGTCTAGCTTTGGTATCACTTCCATGGCTGCCATGGCTGTTTATTACAGATTTTACTGGCAAATGGAG GGTGAGAATGTGCCTGTGTCTGAAATGTTTGGTACCTTTGCTCTCTCAGTTGGTGCTGCT gtGGGGATGGAATTTTGGGCAAGATGGGCGCACAAAGCTCTGTGGCACGCTTCACTATGGCATATGCATGAG TCCCACCACAAGCCCAGAGAAGGGCCATTCGAGCTCAACGATGTGTTTGCTATAATCAACGCGGTTCCAGCTATAGGTTTGCTCAACTATGGCTTCTTCCACAAAGGCTATGTTCCGGGCCTTTGTTTTGGTGCT GGTCTTGGAATTACAGTGTTTGGAATGGCGTACATGTTCGTCCACGATGGTCTAGTTCATAAAAGATTCCCGGTAGGTCCCATCGCCAACGTGCTCTATTTCAGAAAGGTTGCTGCAGCCCATCAG CTACACCACTCGGAGAAATTCAAGGGTGTTCCATATGGTCTGTTTCTTGGTCCTCAG GAGGTTGAAGGAGTGGGAGGAAAGGAAGAGCTGCAGAAGGAGATTGATAGGAGAATCAAAGCATACAAGAACTCGTAA